Proteins encoded together in one Lepisosteus oculatus isolate fLepOcu1 chromosome 2, fLepOcu1.hap2, whole genome shotgun sequence window:
- the LOC138242426 gene encoding C-C motif chemokine 3-like produces the protein MKSTVLVIQVLLLAALCSVLLCENSHQPDECCFAFYPKRLPFQALASYKKTNSKCTKDAAIFTTKKGREICADAELHWVKKYIQLIDLLKKSVEEGSGY, from the exons atgaaatccacaGTCTTGGTCATCCAGGTCCTTCTTCTTGCAGCCTTGTGTTCAGTGCTACTCTGTGAAA ACAGCCATCAGCCGGATGAATGTTGCTTTGCTTTCTACCCAAAGAGGCTTCCCTTCCAAGCTCTGGCCTCTTAtaagaaaacaaacagcaaGTGCACAAAAGACGCTGCCAT ATTTACCACAAAAAAAGGCAGAGAAATCTGTGCTGAtgctgagctccattgggtcaaaaaatacattcaattaATTGACCTTTTAAAGAAATCTGTTGAAGAGGGTTCTGGATATTGA